A single Polyodon spathula isolate WHYD16114869_AA chromosome 6, ASM1765450v1, whole genome shotgun sequence DNA region contains:
- the LOC121317329 gene encoding protein LBH-like isoform X2, whose amino-acid sequence MSVYFSPLHCSVFLRSADMTEVMMSNTTMDDIRLSPSKDRLSYQIFPDPSDFERCCKLKDRLPSIVVEPTEGDVESGELRWPPEEYLVEEEQEEEKMCEEAPGKDKQS is encoded by the exons CTCTGTGTTCCTGCGCTCTGCTGACATGACCGAGGTAATGATGAGCAACACCACCATGGATGACATCCGGCTTAGTCCCAGCAAGGACCGCCTCTCCTACCAG ATCTTCCCGGACCCATCTGACTTCGAGCGCTGCTGCAAGCTGAAGGACCGCCTGCCCTCCATTGTGGTGGAGCCCACAGAGGGGGACGTGGAGAGTGGAGAGTTGCGCTGGCCCCCTGAGGAGTACCTAgtagaggaggagcaggaggaagaGAAGATGTGCGAGGAAGCCCCTGGCAAGGACAAGCAGTCCTAG